The Anaerobacillus alkaliphilus genome has a window encoding:
- a CDS encoding stalk domain-containing protein, with protein sequence MKQLLKINKLIPIIIVGLFLLPTTGFAKSTVEERCGYKQQPGVNPSYQMVNCLLTETALDFNVPPEVVKGIAEVESSDWRHFNTDGSPIITADGGIGIMQITLYQIYDQERLKNDIVYNIETGVRMLDAMFKRNDLPKVNAHEREFIEHWYFAVMAYNGTKPINSPIVQATGERNRDAYQEKVFKVINTKNFLTLRDLPFDSSYFIYDSTSSDNIKFAKRSLTTNSQLTRSKHLLKKGDYATVTSKVRLRQGPTTTSNEIDNLQKNQKVKILNGFTYESNVFSKNHFGWYSVQLTDGRTGFVASSYLELSTTPTIILQLNNPTAQVNGSPVNLAAAPYTTNGRTLVPLRFISESLGANVHWNSSTRVITIKMDGKVLTLRDGSPAISVTYNGLQAHHTIDVAPIIRNGVTFVPIRFISEQIGARVDWNGQTRTVTIYK encoded by the coding sequence ATGAAACAGCTATTGAAAATAAACAAACTAATCCCAATTATTATTGTTGGACTATTCCTTCTACCAACTACCGGTTTTGCTAAAAGTACCGTTGAAGAAAGATGTGGGTATAAACAACAGCCTGGAGTAAATCCATCATATCAAATGGTTAATTGTTTGCTAACAGAAACAGCACTTGACTTCAATGTTCCCCCTGAAGTTGTGAAGGGTATTGCCGAAGTAGAAAGCAGTGACTGGAGACACTTTAACACAGATGGTAGTCCAATAATTACAGCTGATGGCGGTATTGGCATAATGCAGATAACACTCTATCAAATTTATGACCAAGAAAGGCTAAAAAATGATATTGTGTATAACATTGAAACAGGTGTTAGAATGCTAGATGCGATGTTTAAAAGAAACGATTTACCAAAAGTTAATGCCCATGAAAGAGAATTTATCGAACACTGGTATTTCGCTGTTATGGCGTATAACGGGACAAAACCAATAAACAGCCCTATAGTACAAGCTACTGGTGAGAGAAACCGTGATGCCTACCAAGAAAAAGTCTTTAAAGTAATAAACACCAAAAATTTCTTAACATTAAGAGATTTGCCTTTTGATAGTAGTTACTTCATATATGATTCTACTAGCAGTGACAATATCAAGTTTGCAAAAAGAAGTTTAACAACCAATAGTCAGTTGACACGAAGTAAACATTTACTTAAAAAAGGTGACTACGCAACAGTTACTAGCAAGGTTAGATTAAGACAGGGGCCAACAACCACAAGTAACGAAATCGATAATCTACAAAAAAATCAAAAAGTAAAAATCCTAAATGGCTTTACTTATGAATCTAATGTTTTTAGTAAAAACCACTTTGGTTGGTATTCAGTTCAATTAACCGACGGTAGAACAGGTTTTGTAGCTAGTAGTTACTTAGAGCTATCTACAACACCTACTATTATTTTGCAGCTTAATAATCCGACTGCACAAGTGAACGGTTCACCTGTTAATTTAGCAGCGGCTCCGTATACAACAAATGGTCGTACACTTGTACCACTGAGGTTTATTAGTGAGAGTCTAGGAGCCAATGTGCATTGGAATTCTTCTACTAGAGTAATAACAATTAAGATGGATGGAAAGGTTCTAACACTTCGGGATGGTAGCCCAGCTATCTCAGTTACATATAATGGTTTACAAGCACACCATACCATTGACGTTGCACCTATAATTCGTAACGGGGTTACCTTCGTCCCAATTCGCTTCATCTCAGAACAAATTGGAGCTAGAGTAGATTGGAATGGTCAAACAAGAACGGTAACAATTTATAAATAA
- a CDS encoding glycosyl hydrolase 115 family protein — MDFVICQDMLKNASTNGQLFYQEKEAFSGVNKIAGKVMHDLELVFGYAPQSTNDRTKLGKHTIIYGTIGHSSILQELEEKTMIDLSEITGKREVYLFQVINQPIEGVESALLIAGSDKRGTIYGLFHLSERLGVSPLVDWSSVKPQRKESFSLSENLKYISKEPSVRYRGFFINDEWPAFGNWTMKNFGGFNAEMYDHVFELLLRLKGNYLWPAMWSARFSDEGPGLENAELADEYGVVMGASHHEPCLRYGEEYKYLRGENSIYGDAWNFKTNREGITKFWEDGLKRSGKFENVITVGMRGEQDTSIMGKNATLADNIELLRDVIQTQNRLIQENVNPNLSEVPRMLAFYKEVEPFFYGDKDTPGLMNSEELEDVILMLCDDNHGNLRTLPTKEMRDHKGGYGMYYHFDYHGGPISYEWINSSYLPKIWEQMTMAYDFGIRDLWIVNVGDVCTQEFPLSYFLDMAYDFEKWGTNALNKTDLYTKQWIEKQFGGVFGPNKMEKIRELLTGYTKIAHNRRPEHMNADVYHPVNYKETDQLLARIDYLLDLAEELYKQVDPEHFPAYFALVYYPTVGNLNLQKMWLLAGKNHYAAKLGKMEANKLSEQIKECLKRDRELVEQYHTIEDGKWYGMGLSEHIGFVHWNEDECQYPILMNVMPASKARLVVTVDGTDQHSEGSPWHKNKLYLNDFLEPDVEEASFTISSISDLQAEFKITCDHQWLICSKTSGTLDGLEKTNEKIDVKINRSAMSGETEGSIVVETPVGTVTIVVNASPIDVSNFPEKTFVDTKGFISIEAEHFILTQEAKSEQGDVHKFEVLHVYGKTLSAVKAFPTTEYFTPGKDAPYLEYQFVVQEAGKHELELYMQPSNPVSNDYKILCGIRVNDDEINIVNTLPEGYRVDDHNWAIRVLDNIDRHVSKINCHQGINTLRIYAVSPGFVLEKLVIYPEGKKPANSYLGPTETYYVGR; from the coding sequence ATGGATTTCGTAATTTGCCAAGATATGTTAAAAAATGCATCTACTAATGGTCAGTTATTTTATCAGGAGAAAGAGGCATTCAGTGGTGTAAATAAAATTGCTGGTAAGGTGATGCATGATCTGGAGTTGGTTTTCGGATACGCACCACAATCAACAAATGATAGAACAAAGCTCGGTAAACACACTATCATTTACGGAACGATCGGTCATAGTTCGATACTTCAGGAACTAGAAGAGAAGACTATGATAGATTTGTCCGAAATTACTGGAAAGAGAGAAGTGTATCTATTTCAAGTAATCAACCAACCCATTGAAGGTGTTGAAAGCGCTCTATTAATTGCGGGGAGTGATAAACGGGGGACGATCTATGGTTTATTTCATCTATCTGAACGTCTGGGTGTTTCCCCACTAGTGGACTGGAGTAGTGTAAAGCCCCAGCGTAAAGAATCATTTTCCTTGAGTGAAAACTTAAAATATATATCTAAAGAACCGTCTGTTCGTTACCGTGGCTTTTTTATCAATGATGAATGGCCAGCCTTTGGTAACTGGACGATGAAAAATTTCGGTGGATTTAATGCAGAAATGTATGATCATGTTTTTGAACTATTGTTGAGATTAAAAGGAAATTACCTCTGGCCTGCGATGTGGTCAGCTCGTTTCAGTGATGAAGGGCCGGGACTGGAAAATGCTGAGTTAGCAGATGAATACGGGGTTGTCATGGGTGCATCTCATCATGAGCCTTGCTTGCGTTATGGAGAGGAATATAAATATCTCCGTGGAGAGAATTCAATTTATGGTGATGCGTGGAATTTTAAAACGAACAGAGAAGGCATTACAAAGTTTTGGGAAGACGGTCTAAAGCGTAGCGGGAAATTTGAAAATGTCATTACTGTAGGAATGCGCGGTGAACAAGATACATCCATCATGGGGAAAAATGCTACATTAGCTGACAATATTGAATTGCTAAGAGATGTAATACAAACGCAAAATCGTTTAATACAAGAAAATGTAAATCCTAATCTCTCAGAAGTACCAAGGATGCTAGCTTTTTATAAAGAAGTAGAACCTTTCTTTTATGGAGATAAAGATACACCAGGGTTAATGAACTCAGAGGAACTTGAAGATGTGATTTTAATGCTCTGCGATGATAATCATGGAAACCTTCGAACGTTACCAACGAAAGAAATGCGTGACCATAAAGGTGGTTACGGGATGTATTATCATTTTGATTATCATGGTGGACCTATATCTTATGAATGGATTAACAGTTCTTACCTCCCGAAGATATGGGAACAGATGACGATGGCTTACGACTTTGGTATTCGCGATCTGTGGATCGTCAATGTTGGTGATGTTTGTACGCAAGAATTCCCATTATCCTATTTCCTCGATATGGCTTATGACTTTGAAAAATGGGGAACAAATGCTTTAAATAAAACGGATCTATATACTAAACAATGGATTGAAAAGCAGTTTGGTGGTGTGTTCGGTCCAAATAAAATGGAGAAGATACGTGAGCTACTGACGGGTTATACAAAGATTGCTCATAATCGTAGACCTGAGCATATGAATGCAGATGTCTACCATCCTGTGAATTACAAGGAAACGGATCAATTATTAGCTCGAATCGACTACCTTTTGGATCTTGCGGAGGAACTTTATAAGCAGGTCGATCCTGAGCATTTTCCAGCTTACTTTGCACTAGTTTATTATCCGACTGTAGGAAATCTTAATCTACAAAAGATGTGGTTACTCGCTGGAAAAAATCATTACGCTGCAAAACTAGGGAAAATGGAAGCAAATAAACTTTCTGAACAGATTAAAGAATGTCTAAAAAGAGATCGAGAGCTAGTGGAGCAGTATCATACGATTGAGGATGGCAAGTGGTACGGTATGGGACTGTCTGAACATATTGGTTTTGTTCATTGGAATGAAGATGAGTGCCAGTACCCAATCTTAATGAATGTCATGCCTGCAAGCAAGGCAAGACTGGTCGTTACAGTGGATGGTACGGATCAACATAGCGAAGGTAGCCCATGGCATAAAAACAAGTTATATTTAAATGACTTTTTAGAGCCGGATGTTGAAGAAGCTTCTTTTACAATCTCTAGTATTAGTGACCTCCAAGCTGAGTTTAAGATTACGTGCGATCATCAGTGGCTAATATGTTCTAAGACTAGCGGTACTTTAGATGGTCTCGAAAAAACAAACGAAAAAATCGATGTGAAAATTAATCGTAGTGCAATGAGTGGAGAAACAGAAGGTAGTATTGTAGTGGAAACGCCGGTAGGTACTGTTACGATCGTTGTAAACGCATCACCAATTGACGTAAGTAACTTCCCAGAAAAGACTTTCGTTGATACAAAAGGATTTATTTCTATTGAAGCAGAACACTTTATTTTAACTCAGGAAGCTAAGAGCGAGCAGGGTGATGTTCATAAATTTGAGGTGCTTCATGTTTATGGGAAAACATTATCAGCGGTGAAGGCATTCCCAACAACAGAATACTTTACTCCTGGAAAAGATGCTCCTTACCTGGAATACCAATTCGTCGTACAAGAAGCTGGAAAACATGAGTTGGAATTATACATGCAACCATCTAACCCTGTATCGAATGATTACAAAATATTATGTGGGATCCGAGTAAATGACGATGAAATTAACATCGTTAATACACTTCCAGAAGGGTATCGAGTTGATGATCACAACTGGGCAATCCGTGTGCTAGATAATATTGACAGACATGTGAGTAAAATAAATTGTCATCAAGGGATAAATACCTTACGTATATACGCAGTTAGCCCGGGATTTGTATTAGAAAAGCTCGTTATCTATCCAGAAGGAAAGAAACCTGCCAATAGCTATCTAGGACCTACAGAAACATATTATGTAGGAAGATAA
- a CDS encoding spore coat protein produces the protein MEQTFSKKGTTPRHLAWHETLEIHELVAFQAGGLMKLKKAYKDISCPTLKSIYAEAITGISTNIRELLKFFDLAPRPERTDEYRDDDLPFYAGDLLGLAKTSVRNYSIAITETATPELRRVLKKQLNNAIDLHAKIFAYMHERSYYPAYSLTQLLQNDVNLANKALGKQM, from the coding sequence ATGGAACAAACGTTTTCAAAGAAAGGCACTACACCAAGGCACCTGGCTTGGCACGAAACATTGGAAATTCATGAGTTAGTAGCTTTTCAAGCAGGTGGGCTTATGAAACTAAAGAAAGCGTATAAGGATATTTCTTGTCCGACGTTAAAATCTATTTACGCCGAAGCTATCACTGGTATAAGTACAAATATACGAGAGTTACTTAAATTTTTTGACTTAGCCCCTCGCCCTGAGAGAACTGATGAGTATCGCGATGATGATCTTCCATTTTATGCAGGAGACCTTCTCGGGTTAGCTAAGACATCTGTTCGAAACTACAGTATTGCGATTACAGAAACAGCTACTCCTGAATTACGAAGAGTGTTAAAGAAGCAATTGAATAATGCCATTGACTTGCATGCAAAAATCTTTGCCTACATGCACGAAAGAAGCTATTATCCTGCTTATAGCTTAACTCAGCTTCTCCAAAACGATGTGAATTTAGCTAATAAGGCCCTAGGTAAGCAAATGTAA